The window gatggtgagaaCGCccttcagcttctcgaaGACGTTTGCAGGGACGCCCTTGAGAAGAGCCACGCGTTCTTTCAAGGAAGCGGCGAAGTCCAGCTCGCCGTTCATTGCCCGGTCGGTGATTTCCTGGGAATCACAGTCAGCTTTTGTCCGATACATGTCCAAGCAAACGACATACAGAaacctccttctccacccCGATCTCGCGGGCAATCTCATCAATAACCTCGTTCTGAATAAGGGTGCTGTCCATATCAAATACGGCCAGACGCTTATGCCGACGGAAAACGCCCTCCATCTGCAGGACAACCTCGACATTCCACTCGCGCTCAAACCGCCAGATACTTTCATGCTTGCGCAGATCCGCAAACGAGAGATACTCCGGGtttggcggcggggagaaCGTGACCTCAACCACACGAGGCTGCTCGTTGCGATCTAGACAGCGGTGCGAAGTGTTCATGCGCCGGTAGGGCGTGGGCAGGGTTTCGATAATCTGAAGGAAATTGGTCAAGCACATCTGCGAGACAAACGGCCCATACAGGTGATCCAACGGCTCTGGTTCCGGGGCTGGCGGCTCGCGCGGGATCTTGTCCATATCCACTGTTGGGGCGGAGCCCTCAGGAATATCGGGGGAAGGCAGTTTGTCGCCAGGCACAAGATTTGGGGACACATCCGGGTGGAAatgggggtggatggggcTCGAGGACTTGTAGAAGATGGTCGCCACTACTCGCGGTGTGCCGCTGGGAAGGAGGTTTGACTGGTGGTTGAAGATGCTGTGGATGATACCGCTGTCGGTGACCTTCTCGGGGTCCGGGCTGATCGGATTGGAGTTTAGGGCCAGGGTCGACATGCTCTCGTCCAAGTGGCTGCCCAGGACCTCGCCGATATTCTGGCTGACCTGGTGCGGCGGCTTATACTGCTGGTGGTCCTGGATGAACGACGGGCTTCGCATCTCGCCTAGCGATGGCCGTGTCGGGCGGGGGGAGTTCGAGTCGGCCATTTTGTGTTCTGGGTGGAGCGTagaaggagcgcaaggtATTCAAAGAATGAGGATCCTCCCGCAATAGGAGAGAAACGCAGTATAACACGTTCGGTCACT of the Penicillium psychrofluorescens genome assembly, chromosome: 1 genome contains:
- a CDS encoding uncharacterized protein (ID:PFLUO_000699-T1.cds;~source:funannotate), with product MADSNSPRPTRPSLGEMRSPSFIQDHQQYKPPHQVSQNIGEVLGSHLDESMSTLALNSNPISPDPEKVTDSGIIHSIFNHQSNLLPSGTPRVVATIFYKSSSPIHPHFHPDVSPNLVPGDKLPSPDIPEGSAPTVDMDKIPREPPAPEPEPLDHLYGPFVSQMCLTNFLQIIETLPTPYRRMNTSHRCLDRNEQPRVVEVTFSPPPNPEYLSFADLRKHESIWRFEREWNVEVVLQMEGVFRRHKRLAVFDMDSTLIQNEVIDEIAREIGVEKEVSEITDRAMNGELDFAASLKERVALLKGVPANVFEKLKGVLTISPGARELCLALKALGYKIAVLSGGFQPLADWLAGELGIDYAVANHLEIDETSQTLTGRLVDSYPIIDATQKCALLQKIAADNNIPISQTIAVGDGANDLLMLHAAGLGVAWRAKTKVQLEAPTRINGESMVDLLYLLGLDHEDVLDLTSKTN